A window from Peromyscus eremicus chromosome 5, PerEre_H2_v1, whole genome shotgun sequence encodes these proteins:
- the Pom121l2 gene encoding POM121-like protein 2 isoform X2, with the protein MGSYLGKAGSSPRSPGQGRADAREKPAPRRPARPLYQVHRVQHVHRAQPARRHRPARKPPDWDPANPAAFVSEAWRRFPMKRPQNPIMGSLPSDWWESYLRRNIWSLRHPRATWSPVTVKISPPERRPRPSFSASSKVVNSAGPSEEPPGGCGRDPVLQALLECRKGRARWEEPLSPDGSDGKRNSASPWSAFKPLLKSGATVSFVARPGSLKRSLHAQSSDHKRKRPSCSSVALLASICTRGPLSTTRNAITSSYSSSRYLSESWKRHFSRTSVQTPEWPLKKTGGSPNSHPLVTPSISGQPNWVVPPLSSAPRDLLTTPCQQGCVVTEEDLTLESQTGPCNQTTDATTGTATDCIPETRASVQPPLPLSPPSSETVVSTHMSPQLGSSENMPVPHGCSQLEHLQGISSDSKPSIASIQVSPSSPTSPVTDSNWLSSVPQAHRSAAPPHSSVIIPTAPTTQNTLLRVVSSPILHLPASVLPVETSAHPALRPVLGPVHNSEEKVSFWKMELDFRGQERCPEWGQVSSVTLQ; encoded by the exons ATGGGCAGCTACCTGGGCAAAGCGGGGTCGTCGCCGCGGTCCCCGGGCCAGGGGCGCGCAGACGCCCGGGAGAAGCCCGCCCCCCGCCGACCGGCCAGGCCCCTCTACCAGGTCCACCGGGTGCAGCACGTCCACCGCGCCCAGCCCGCCCGGCGGCACAGGCCGGCCCGGAAGCCGCCAGACTGGGACCCCGCCAATCCCGCCGCCTTCGTCAGCGAGGCCTGGAGGCGCTTTCCCATGAAGAGGCCGCAGAACCCCATCATGGGCTCGCTTCCTTCGGACTGGTGGGAAAGTTACCTCCGGCGGAATATTTGGTCCCTTCGGCACCCGAGGGCCACCTGGAGTCCGGTGACGGTCAAGATCTCGCCGCCGGAGCGGAGGCCGCGGCCCTCGTTCTCCGCCTCCTCGAAGGTGGTGAACTCTGCGGGACCCTCGGAGGAGCCACCAGGCGGGTGTGGAAGGGACCCGGTGCTGCAGGCCCTCCTCGAGTGCAggaagggcagagccaggtgggaagaGCCGCTGTCCCCCGACGGCTCGGACGGCAAAAGGAATTCCGCCAGCCCGTGGTCCGCCTTTAAGCCCCTGTTGAAAAGCGGGGCCACCGTTTCGTTTGTGGCCAGGCCCGGGTCTCTGAAAAGGAGCCTCCACGCCCAGAGCTCAGATCACAAACGGAAGAGGCCCAGTTGTTCCTCCGTGGCCCTCTTGGCTAGCATATGCACACGCGGCCCCCTCAGCACTACAAGAAACGCTATTACCAGCTCTTACAGTTCTTCCAGATATCTCTCAGAGTCTTGGAAGAGACATTTTTCCAGGACATCAGTCCAGACTCCAGAATGGCCACTGAAAAAGACAGGGGGAAGTCCTAATTCTCACCCCTTAGTCACACCCAGCATCTCCGGGCAGCCGAACTGGGTGGTTCCTCCACTGTCATCTGCTCCTAGGGACCTGCTGACCACACCTTGCCAGCAAGGCTGCGTTGTCACTGAAGAGGACCTGACCTTAGAGAGCCAAACTGGGCCGTGCAACCAAACCACAGACGCTACAACTGGGACCGCCACAGACTGCATTCCTGAGACCAGGGCTAGTGTCCAGCCTCCCTTGCCTCTCAGTCCGCCTTCCTCTGAGACAGTAGTCAGTACCCACATGAGTCCTCAGCTGGGAAGCTCAGAGAACATGCCTGTTCCACATGGGTGCTCACAGTTAGAGCACCTTCAAGGCATCTCCTCAGACTCAAAACCCTCAATTGCTTCCATCCAGGTGTCTCCAAGTTCTCCCACATCGCCAGTCACTGATTCCAACTGGCTATCTTCAGTCCCTCAGGCTCACAGGTCTGCGGCACCCCCACACTCGTCTGTCATTATCCCCACCGCACCTACCACACAAAACACTCTGCTTAGGGTGGTGAGTAGCCCAATTCTCCATCTTCCTGCATCTGTACTTCCTGTGGAGACGTCTGCTCACCCAGCATTAAGACCTGTTCTGGGGCCTGTACACAATAGTGAG GAAAAAGTGTCTTTTTGGAAGATGGAGCTGGACTTCAGAGGCCAAGAAAGATGTCCTGAGTGGGGACAAGTCTCTTCTGTGACTCTGCAGTGA
- the Pom121l2 gene encoding POM121-like protein 2 isoform X3: MGSYLGKAGSSPRSPGQGRADAREKPAPRRPARPLYQVHRVQHVHRAQPARRHRPARKPPDWDPANPAAFVSEAWRRFPMKRPQNPIMGSLPSDWWESYLRRNIWSLRHPRATWSPVTVKISPPERRPRPSFSASSKVVNSAGPSEEPPGGCGRDPVLQALLECRKGRARWEEPLSPDGSDGKRNSASPWSAFKPLLKSGATVSFVARPGSLKRSLHAQSSDHKRKRPSCSSVALLASICTRGPLSTTRNAITSSYSSSRYLSESWKRHFSRTSVQTPEWPLKKTGGSPNSHPLVTPSISGQPNWVVPPLSSAPRDLLTTPCQQGCVVTEEDLTLESQTGPCNQTTDATTGTATDCIPETRASVQPPLPLSPPSSETVVSTHMSPQLGSSENMPVPHGCSQLEHLQGISSDSKPSIASIQVSPSSPTSPVTDSNWLSSVPQAHRKKCLFGRWSWTSEAKKDVLSGDKSLL, translated from the exons ATGGGCAGCTACCTGGGCAAAGCGGGGTCGTCGCCGCGGTCCCCGGGCCAGGGGCGCGCAGACGCCCGGGAGAAGCCCGCCCCCCGCCGACCGGCCAGGCCCCTCTACCAGGTCCACCGGGTGCAGCACGTCCACCGCGCCCAGCCCGCCCGGCGGCACAGGCCGGCCCGGAAGCCGCCAGACTGGGACCCCGCCAATCCCGCCGCCTTCGTCAGCGAGGCCTGGAGGCGCTTTCCCATGAAGAGGCCGCAGAACCCCATCATGGGCTCGCTTCCTTCGGACTGGTGGGAAAGTTACCTCCGGCGGAATATTTGGTCCCTTCGGCACCCGAGGGCCACCTGGAGTCCGGTGACGGTCAAGATCTCGCCGCCGGAGCGGAGGCCGCGGCCCTCGTTCTCCGCCTCCTCGAAGGTGGTGAACTCTGCGGGACCCTCGGAGGAGCCACCAGGCGGGTGTGGAAGGGACCCGGTGCTGCAGGCCCTCCTCGAGTGCAggaagggcagagccaggtgggaagaGCCGCTGTCCCCCGACGGCTCGGACGGCAAAAGGAATTCCGCCAGCCCGTGGTCCGCCTTTAAGCCCCTGTTGAAAAGCGGGGCCACCGTTTCGTTTGTGGCCAGGCCCGGGTCTCTGAAAAGGAGCCTCCACGCCCAGAGCTCAGATCACAAACGGAAGAGGCCCAGTTGTTCCTCCGTGGCCCTCTTGGCTAGCATATGCACACGCGGCCCCCTCAGCACTACAAGAAACGCTATTACCAGCTCTTACAGTTCTTCCAGATATCTCTCAGAGTCTTGGAAGAGACATTTTTCCAGGACATCAGTCCAGACTCCAGAATGGCCACTGAAAAAGACAGGGGGAAGTCCTAATTCTCACCCCTTAGTCACACCCAGCATCTCCGGGCAGCCGAACTGGGTGGTTCCTCCACTGTCATCTGCTCCTAGGGACCTGCTGACCACACCTTGCCAGCAAGGCTGCGTTGTCACTGAAGAGGACCTGACCTTAGAGAGCCAAACTGGGCCGTGCAACCAAACCACAGACGCTACAACTGGGACCGCCACAGACTGCATTCCTGAGACCAGGGCTAGTGTCCAGCCTCCCTTGCCTCTCAGTCCGCCTTCCTCTGAGACAGTAGTCAGTACCCACATGAGTCCTCAGCTGGGAAGCTCAGAGAACATGCCTGTTCCACATGGGTGCTCACAGTTAGAGCACCTTCAAGGCATCTCCTCAGACTCAAAACCCTCAATTGCTTCCATCCAGGTGTCTCCAAGTTCTCCCACATCGCCAGTCACTGATTCCAACTGGCTATCTTCAGTCCCTCAGGCTCACAG GAAAAAGTGTCTTTTTGGAAGATGGAGCTGGACTTCAGAGGCCAAGAAAGATGTCCTGAGTGGGGACAAGTCTCTTCTGTGA
- the Pom121l2 gene encoding POM121-like protein 2 isoform X1, giving the protein MGSYLGKAGSSPRSPGQGRADAREKPAPRRPARPLYQVHRVQHVHRAQPARRHRPARKPPDWDPANPAAFVSEAWRRFPMKRPQNPIMGSLPSDWWESYLRRNIWSLRHPRATWSPVTVKISPPERRPRPSFSASSKVVNSAGPSEEPPGGCGRDPVLQALLECRKGRARWEEPLSPDGSDGKRNSASPWSAFKPLLKSGATVSFVARPGSLKRSLHAQSSDHKRKRPSCSSVALLASICTRGPLSTTRNAITSSYSSSRYLSESWKRHFSRTSVQTPEWPLKKTGGSPNSHPLVTPSISGQPNWVVPPLSSAPRDLLTTPCQQGCVVTEEDLTLESQTGPCNQTTDATTGTATDCIPETRASVQPPLPLSPPSSETVVSTHMSPQLGSSENMPVPHGCSQLEHLQGISSDSKPSIASIQVSPSSPTSPVTDSNWLSSVPQAHRSAAPPHSSVIIPTAPTTQNTLLRVVSSPILHLPASVLPVETSAHPALRPVLGPVHNSEVRDSSYSRISVMAAGASSSSSLSTTPSILRPTCKPIFGSIEPLKTMPVTAPVSTQQASPPSLISASAHLFHGLATAPSMVTSAITASTSRDPGVDLNIVTSTMGNSYSVPSCHTLLLGTSQGFSSATDLVFPCQHPTAPTVHTVTIFSQVLTSAIQISPLRSTAKLKGPSRPPPASGLPSTNKRTVTSSVSSVTSALTTSLGSSPKSPLPPSQRSPSQASPGATERQKQCSPPLAPVPSFSTSFLPGNSVVSPTQTLPPAQMALSKPTLPASGGLTSSASVIHTSGSIQPGLGSTLAGFPFSKASSTTLGVVRQNHQSGAYSSVFGSTAPRPFAFGGLVTPMDCGEPDVIMAAPQRSTSCVRQSETPSTLAPFVQCWNQNMQSLPSQITPLVSVTARKTVAGAPSLVPFAQSTPIPEATKAGSSLGFGMSSPTVQGSVGRDPVRPWAPSFCIGTKSKTPRNREPGRPRRYHTYKK; this is encoded by the coding sequence ATGGGCAGCTACCTGGGCAAAGCGGGGTCGTCGCCGCGGTCCCCGGGCCAGGGGCGCGCAGACGCCCGGGAGAAGCCCGCCCCCCGCCGACCGGCCAGGCCCCTCTACCAGGTCCACCGGGTGCAGCACGTCCACCGCGCCCAGCCCGCCCGGCGGCACAGGCCGGCCCGGAAGCCGCCAGACTGGGACCCCGCCAATCCCGCCGCCTTCGTCAGCGAGGCCTGGAGGCGCTTTCCCATGAAGAGGCCGCAGAACCCCATCATGGGCTCGCTTCCTTCGGACTGGTGGGAAAGTTACCTCCGGCGGAATATTTGGTCCCTTCGGCACCCGAGGGCCACCTGGAGTCCGGTGACGGTCAAGATCTCGCCGCCGGAGCGGAGGCCGCGGCCCTCGTTCTCCGCCTCCTCGAAGGTGGTGAACTCTGCGGGACCCTCGGAGGAGCCACCAGGCGGGTGTGGAAGGGACCCGGTGCTGCAGGCCCTCCTCGAGTGCAggaagggcagagccaggtgggaagaGCCGCTGTCCCCCGACGGCTCGGACGGCAAAAGGAATTCCGCCAGCCCGTGGTCCGCCTTTAAGCCCCTGTTGAAAAGCGGGGCCACCGTTTCGTTTGTGGCCAGGCCCGGGTCTCTGAAAAGGAGCCTCCACGCCCAGAGCTCAGATCACAAACGGAAGAGGCCCAGTTGTTCCTCCGTGGCCCTCTTGGCTAGCATATGCACACGCGGCCCCCTCAGCACTACAAGAAACGCTATTACCAGCTCTTACAGTTCTTCCAGATATCTCTCAGAGTCTTGGAAGAGACATTTTTCCAGGACATCAGTCCAGACTCCAGAATGGCCACTGAAAAAGACAGGGGGAAGTCCTAATTCTCACCCCTTAGTCACACCCAGCATCTCCGGGCAGCCGAACTGGGTGGTTCCTCCACTGTCATCTGCTCCTAGGGACCTGCTGACCACACCTTGCCAGCAAGGCTGCGTTGTCACTGAAGAGGACCTGACCTTAGAGAGCCAAACTGGGCCGTGCAACCAAACCACAGACGCTACAACTGGGACCGCCACAGACTGCATTCCTGAGACCAGGGCTAGTGTCCAGCCTCCCTTGCCTCTCAGTCCGCCTTCCTCTGAGACAGTAGTCAGTACCCACATGAGTCCTCAGCTGGGAAGCTCAGAGAACATGCCTGTTCCACATGGGTGCTCACAGTTAGAGCACCTTCAAGGCATCTCCTCAGACTCAAAACCCTCAATTGCTTCCATCCAGGTGTCTCCAAGTTCTCCCACATCGCCAGTCACTGATTCCAACTGGCTATCTTCAGTCCCTCAGGCTCACAGGTCTGCGGCACCCCCACACTCGTCTGTCATTATCCCCACCGCACCTACCACACAAAACACTCTGCTTAGGGTGGTGAGTAGCCCAATTCTCCATCTTCCTGCATCTGTACTTCCTGTGGAGACGTCTGCTCACCCAGCATTAAGACCTGTTCTGGGGCCTGTACACAATAGTGAGGTGAGAGACTCCTCATATTCCAGAATTTCTGTCATGGCTGCTGGAGCATCATCAAGCTCTTCTCTTTCCACAACTCCGAGCATCTTAAGGCCCACCTGCAAGCCTATCTTTGGCAGTATAGAACCACTTAAAACTATGCCGGTGACagctcctgtgtccacccagcagGCCTCTCCTCCTTCACTGATTTCTGCTTCTGCCCATCTCTTCCATGGCCTAGCCACAGCCCCCTCTATGGTTACATCTGCCATTACAGCCAGCACATCCAGAGATCCTGGTGTGGACTTGAACATAGTGACTAGCACCATGGGCAACTCTTACTCTGTCCCTTCTTGCCACACTTTACTGCTTGGCACTTCCCAGGGTTTTTCCTCAGCCACCGATTTAGTTTTCCCATGCCAGCACCCTACAGCCCCCACTGTACACACAGTCACCATCTTCAGCCAGGTCCTCACTAGTGCCATCCAGATATCCCCTCTCAGAAGCACTGCTAAACTGAAGGGGCCGAGCAGACCTCCACCAGCTTCAGGCTTACCGTCCACAAACAAGCGTACCGTGACCTCGAGCGTCTCCAGTGTGACTTCAGCACTCACGACATCTTTAGGGTCAAGCCCAAAGTCACCTTTGCCACCATCCCAAAGAAGTCCTTCCCAGGCTTCACCCGGGGCCACAGAGAGGCAGAAGCAATGCTCTCCTCCACTAGCTCCCGTCCCAAGCTTCAGTACCTCTTTCCTTCCAGGGAACTCAGTTGTGTCCCCAACCCAGACGCTGCCTCCTGCTCAAATGGCCCTCAGCAAGCCTACACTGCCAGCTTCTGGGGGGTTGACATCTTCAGCCTCTGTTATCCACACTTccggcagcatccagccaggtttGGGCAGCACTCTAGCTGGTTTTCCATTCAGTAAAGCTAGCTCAACCACCCTGGGGGTTGTCAGACAGAACCACCAGAGCGGGGCCTACAGCTCAGTATTTGGTAGCACAGCCCCGAGACCTTTTGCTTTTGGAGGATTGGTGACCCCGATGGACTGTGGGGAGCCTGATGTCATTATGGCTGCCCCACAAAGGAGCACGTCTTGTGTAAGACAGAGTGAGACCCCAAGCACCCTGGCTCCCTTTGTACAGTGCTGGAACCAGAACATGCAGAGCCTTCCTAGCCAGATCACACCTCTGGTCAGTGTCACTGCAAGAAAGACTGTGGCTGGGGCCCCCTCTCTGGTCCCCTTTGCTCAGAGTACCCCTATACCTGAAGCCACTAAGGCAGGTAGTAGTCTTGGCTTTGGGATGTCCTCTCCAACTGTGCAGGGTTCTGTGGGGAGAGACCCTGTCAGACCATGGGCACCTTCATTCTGTATTGGTACAAAATCAAAAACTCCAAGGAATCGGGAGCCAGGGCGCCCCCGAAGATATCATACTTACAAGAAATAG